In Candidatus Rokuibacteriota bacterium, the DNA window CGCCATCATCGGCATCCTCGCCGCCATCGCCATCCCGCTCTACGCCAACATCCAGGCGCGGGCGCGGATCGCCAAGGCCCAGGCCGATGCCCGCACCCTCGCCTCCGCCGTGAGCATGTACTCGGCCCACATGGGCTCGCTTCCGTCCCTCCTCGCGGACCTCAACTCCGCCTCCACCAACGCGGCGGGCCAGTCCGCGGGCCCCTTCATGCCATCGACGCCCGCCCCGCCGGCGGGCTGGAGCAGCTACGCCTACAGCTCCACGGCCGCGGGCACCTTCACCATCTCCGCGACAGGCGACAGCACCACCGTCAGCCTGCCGTAGGGATTGCGGATCGAGCGGTCTGACGGGCGAGGGAGGGGTCTCACCCCCTTCCTCGCCAGTTCCCTGCGGCTTCCCATGGCTGTCCTGCGGCAACCGCTCCTGCTCCTCCTGCTGCTGGGCGCGGTGGCCTTCTCCGGGGTCCCCGGGTTCGATCTCGTCTGGGACGACCGGCACTTCCTCCTGTACAGCGGGACCTTGACTCACGGGTCGCCCGTCGCACTCTTCAGCTCCGGCTTCGGACTCGACGGGGCGGGCAGCGGCTACTACCGCCCGCTGGTGACGCTCACCTTCTTCCTCGAGCATCGCCTCTTCGGCGCAAGTCCCTCGGGCTATCACGTGATGAACGTCCTCTACCACCTGGCGGCGGCGCTGGCACTGGTCTGGGCCGGCGCGAGGCTCCTGGGTCGTCGCGAGGCAGCCTGGCTCGCCGGCCTGGTGTTCGTCCTCCACCCGATCCACACGGAGTCGGTGGCCTTCGTGTCCGGGCGCACCGACATCCTGGCGACGCTCTTCTTCCTCCTGGCTGTCGGCTGCTACATGCGCTGGGCCGGCGGGCGCCCGCCGTGGGCGCTGCCAGCGCTCCTGTGCTTCGCTCTGGCGCTCCTCGCCAAGGAGCCCGCCATCGCGCTCCCGGCGGTGCTGCTGGCCTGGGAGCTGACCCTGGCTCGCGCCGAGCGCGGTGCCGCCGCGCCCGCCCGGATCGCCGCCCGCCTTCTCCCATTCGTGCTCATGGCAGCCGCGTATCTCGGCGTGAGGCAGTGGGCGCTGGGATCCATGCCCGGGCTGCCCGCCGGCCAGGAAAGCCTCGCTGCGCGGACGGCGGCTGGCGCGGAAGCTCTCGGCCGCTACCTGCTCCTCCTGGTGGCCCCCTACCCGCCCACCCCCGACATCGTGCTCGATCCCGCCACCTGGTCGTCCCGCGCCACTGCCGCCGGGCTCGCGAGCCTGCTCCTCGTGGGAACAGGGGCCGTGCTTGCCTGGCGGCACTCGAGGTTGCCCGCTTTCCTGACCTTGTGGTTTCTCCTGACGCTCCTGCCGGCCACCCCCTTCGTGCCGTGGGGGCCCGTGCAGATGGCCGAGCGGTTCCTCTACCTGCCCTCGGCGGCCTTCGCACTTTGCCTGGGCTGGGGGGGCGGGCGCTGGCTCCCGTCCCGCGCCGCCCTCCACGGCCAGCTCGCTGCCCGGCAGGGGCTGGCTGCCTGCGCGGCCGCGGCGCTCTTCCTCCTGGCTCTGGGTCTCACCCTGTACCGCAACGAGGACTGGCGCGACTCGGAACGGCTGTTCACGCGCATGGCCAGCTCGTCACCGCACTCGTGGAAGGCGGCGGTGAACCTCGGCCATGTCTATCAGCAGCGGGACGATCTCCTGCTTGCCGCCGCTGAGTTCAGGAGGGCCCTGGCGCTCCGGCCCGATCTTCCCTCGGCGCTCATGGGGCTCGCAGTGGTGGAGAGCCGGCTCGGCATCCACGGCGAGGCCATCCGGCTGGGACGGCGCGCGCAGGCGGCCGCCCCGGGAAGCGACCTGATGGACCTGCAACTCGCCCTGATCCACAGCAACGCGGGCGATCACGCGGCCGCGGCAGAGCGGTTCGCCGAGGCGGTGCGCAAGGGCCCGCGCCGCCCGGACGCGCGGTTCCACCTGGCCCTGGAGTTGGCACGGGCCGGGCGAGAGGCCGAGGCCCGTGCAGTCCTCCGGGACGCCGAAGCCTTCTCGCGGAGCCTCGGGCTGCCCCCATCGGCCGCTGGCAGCGCTGCCGACCTGGCTCGCGCGCGCCTCCGCGAGACCCCCACCCCATGACCCCCCGCTTACCACCACGCCCCGATGAGCCGCGCAGCGGCGAAGAGGCCCAACCGCAACCCGAGGTCACCCACGGTCAGGCGGCGTGGTCAGACCCGCGCAGCGGCGAAGAGGCCCAACCGCAACCCGAGGTCACCCACGGTCAGGCGACGTGGACAGAGCCCGCCCGCGCTGTGTCGCTCGGCGTAGCGCTGGCGGTAGTCCTCGGCTATGCCGCCACGCTCAGCTACGATTTCGTGTGGGACGACACGCTCCTGATCCAGCGCAGCTGGCACCTGCACCAGTGGAGGTCGCTCCCCGCGGTCCTCGGCTCTCACTTCTGGGCCGAGGTCCAGGAGGCGAGCCACTACTACCGACCGCTCGTGATGCTGAGCTTCTTCCTCGATGTCCAGCTCTGGGGGCTCAACCCGGCGGGCTTCCACCTGACGAACGTGCTGGCCCACCTGGCGACGTCCCTGGCCGTGCTGGCGCTCGGCCGCAGACTCACGGGCAGTCACTGGGCCGGAGGGATCGCCGGGGTCGCCTTCGCGCTGCACCCGCTCCACTCGGAGTCTGTCGCCTTCATCTCCGGGCGCACGGATATCCTGGCGACCCTCTTCTTCCTCCTGGCGCTGCTCAGCTACGCGGCCTGGCGGGACTCGGGCCGGCACCTCCAGTACGCGCTGTCCCTCGCGGCGTTCTTCCTGGCGCTCATGGCCAAGGAGGTGGCCATCACCCTGCCCGCGATCCTGGTCCTCTACGACCGGGTTGCCGGCGGCAATTCCACGAGCCTGCGCGGCAGGCGCCGGGCGGCGCTTCGCTATGCCGGGTACGGGGCCGTGATGATCCTCTACGCGGGACTCCGCCTGGGCGCGCTCGGTCGGACGCTGGACGCGGACCCGGACCGCTGGGGTAACCTGGGCACCCGCCTCCTCACCACCCTCGACATCGTCGCCTCCTACGCGCGCCTCACCGTCATCCCCTATCCCGCGAATGCCTATCCGCTCATCGTGCCGGTGACCTTCCCGGGAAGCACCGGCTTCTGGCTGGCCATGGCACTTCTGGCCGTGGCGCTGGGGCTCACGGCGTGGGCGCTGCGCCACTCGCCTGTGCTGGGCTTCGGCGCCCTCTGGTTCTGGATCACGCTGCTCCCCTTCGTGGGCGTGAACCTCCTGCCCCTGTCCACGGCCATCATGGCGGAGCGCTTCCTCTACCTGCCGACCGTCGGGTTCTGTCTGGTCCTGGCCATGATCTTCTGGCGGCTGCTGGGCTCTGGGGCGCTCTCGGCCTCGAGCCAGCTTCGCCCCGCCCCGGCGCTGGCGCTGGCGGGAACCGTGCTGCTCTACGCGCTCCTCACGCTGTGGCGCAACGAGGACTGGAAGGACGACTACCGTCTGTACTCGCGCATGGTCGAGGCCTCCCCCCACGCCGCCCTGCCGCACGTGAACCTGGCCTACACACAATTGCCGCGGGGGGAGATCGGGGCGGCCGACGCCCATCTGCGAGAGGCCGCGAGGCTCATGCCCCGAAACCCCCGGGCCCTGGTGGGACTGGGACTCACCCGGACCCTGCTCGGCGGCCCGGAGGCGGGCCTTCACTACGCCCTCGAGGCCCAGGCCCTGGCGCCGCGGAATTTCCACATCCTTGCCACGCTGGGCTCCATCTACCTCTACCGGGACGAGCCCACCCGCGCGGTCGCCCACCTGGAGGACTCGCTCCGCCTGAACCCCCATCAGGTGCATGCGACGCTCAACCTGGCTCTGGCCTTCTTCAGGCTCGAGCGGCAGAGCGAGGCTGAAGCCGCCCTCGTGCGCGCAGCCGACCTGGCCCGGCTCATGAGCCCCGGGCTCCCGCTGGTGGACCGGGTCACGGCCGAGATCCACGCCGGGCGCGATCCAGCACGCGCCCGCGCAGCGTGGGAGCGGTACATCGCCCGCCTGCGCGCTGCGGGCGAGCTCGTTCCAACCCAGCAGGCCGACCTCGCCTACGCCGAGGGCCAGTTGGCGAGGCTCCTCGGAGGCGGGCGATGACAGCGCCGGGCGGGCCCGTCGCTCCTGTCCTCCTCTTCGTCGCCGGCCTCTTCGTGGGCAGCTTCCTCAACGTCGTGATCGCTCGGCTCCCCGAGCGCCGGAGCATCGTCACCCCGCGCTCGGCCTGTCTACGCTGCGGGGCCCCCATCCCGTGGCACGACAATGTCCCGCTGCTCTCCTTCGCCCTGCTGAGAGGGCGCTGCCGCCGCTGCCGGGCCCGGATCTCGTGGCGCTATCCCGTCGTGGAGGCCGCCACCGGCTGCCTCTTCGCGCTGGCGCTGTGGCGGCGCGGGCTCTCGCTGGATCTCGTGAGCGCGCTCGTCCTGCTGGCCGCGCTCGTGGCCGTCACGGGCATCGACCTGGACCACCAGATCATCCCGGACGTCATCACGCTGCCTGGCATCGCAGCCGGGCTCGCCTGGAGCCTCGCCACGGGGCACCCTCGCTGGCTCGACGCCATCGTCGGGGCCGCTGTGGGTGGCGGGCTCTTCTGTCTGATCATCGTCGCCAGCGGCGGCGGCATGGGTGGAGGAGACATGAAGCTCGGCGCCATGCTCGGTGCCTTCCTGGGCTGGCAGCTCCTCCTCGTCGGCGTCATGGTTTCCGTGCTGGCTGGCGGCGTCGTCGCCATCACGCTGCTCGCGCTCGGGCGCCGGGGTCGCAAGGACGCCGTGCCCTTCGGACCGTTTCTCGCGCTGGGCGGCAGCGTCGCGCTCCTCTGGGGCGAGGGGATCCTCCGCTGGTACCTGACCGCGTTCGTGCGTTGAGGCGACTCGCGCGTGAGGCGTCAGCCTCCTGACGTCAGGCATGTTCGCTTCCGAGAGTGAGTGGGTGCCCGTCATCACGGATCCGAGAGGGGACCCGCCCCACCACGCGCCGATTCTGGGGGCTTCGGCGTTCAGCCGGGCCACAGATCGGGGGTCGTGCGCCCCGGAGCAGACCGGGCCATGCAGCAACTTCGGACCGCGCGCTTGGCCCCCTTCTTGCTAGAATTCGCCGTGAGCCAGCGTGGCGGCGGAAAGGCTGGGCAGAGGCAGATGGTCCCTCGACGCTCCGAGAGACTGACGGCGCAAGCGGGGTTCAGCCTGGCCGAGCTGCTCGTGGTCATCGCCGTCATCGGTATTCTCGCCGCCCTGACGGCGCCGTTCTTCATCAGCTACTACCAGAGCGCGGCGCTGAAGGCCGCGGCGGAAGAGCTCGTGACCTTCCTCAACCAGGGACGCCAGATCGCCATCAAGGAGAACCAGACGGTCTGCGTCCACACCACGTCGGGCGCGATCCACCTGCACGTCAACGGCTGCAGCGGAAGCACCTGGGTCGGCCCGGGCACCGACGCGTCAGGCAACTGGAAGGTCCCGCAGGGCTTCACGCTCGCCAGCACGGCGGAACCCCAGTTCAGCTACCTCGGGGCGGCCGCGCCCGCCGCCACCTACACCGTGACGAACAGCGCCAACGGCAGGACGCTCTCGGTGACCGTGTCGGCCTCGGGCAGGGTCAACGTCGGGCCCTGAGGGGAGGCGGCGATGCGGCGGCTCGTCGAGAACCAGCGGGGCATGACCCTCGCGGAGATCCTCGTCGCGATCGCCATCATCGGCGTGGGGCTCGCGGCGCTGGCCGCCGCCATTCCCCTCTCGGGCTACGGCATCCAGGAAGGAAGCCAGCTGTCCACCGCGACCTTCCTCGCCACCGAGCGGCTCGAGCAGGCGAAGAACGCCAGTTGGACCGAGACTCCCGCGGTGGATAACCTCGGCGTGTCGTCGGGCGATGCGGCGCCCCAGAGCGGCGGGACCACCACCTTCCCCGACGAGACTGCGGTGGCGGCACCGTACACGGCCTACAGCCGCAAGGTGCGCATCACCGACTGCGGGTTGGGCGGCGGCTGTGCGGGCATCACGGACGCCAACCTGCGCCAGGCCACGGTGACGGTGACCTACCGGCCGCTGACGGGTGTGGGGCAGAGCCCGGCCACCAAGTCGGCGACGGTGACCATGCTGATCGCCAGGCGGTGACGGCGATGCCGAGGATGCTCCGGGACCAGCGCGGCTTCACCCTCACCGAGCTGCTCGTGGTGACGGCAGTGCTCGCCGTCGTGCTGGGCGCCGTGATCCTGATCCAGCAGAAGGGGCAGGAGGCCTACATCATGGGCTCGAACCGGGTGGAGACCCAGCAGAACGCCCGGGTGGCGCTGGAGCTCATGACGCGGGAGCTGCGGTCGGCGACGGCTGTCACCGCGATCCCGAGCGGCACCGACATGACCTTCGCGGACCAGAACGGGGTCTCCGTGCGGTACCAGGTCACCGGCGGCAACCTGACCCGGACGGCGGCGGGCACGACGACGACGCTCATCGGCGGCGTGCAGGCCCTGACCCTGACCTACTACTCGGCCTACGACGGTCAGACCGGCACCGGCACGACCACGGGGACGGCCTCCGCCGTCAAGGTCATCAAGCTCAATCTCGAGACGAGGACGGAGGAAGGCGCCGGCGCCGGCTCCTTCGCGAACCAGTACGCGAAGATGGAGTCGATGGTCCGGCTCCGGAACCTGTGAGGGGGAGACCATCCATGGACGTCCGCCGACTTGTCCGAACCCTGACTGGCCAGCTGGGCGTCGCGCTGCCCATGGCCCTCATCGCGCTCCTCATCCTGACGGCGCTCGTGGTGGCCTTCTCCGTCCTCGCGACCTCCGAGCCCACCATCGCGGCCAATCAGCTCCGCGTCGCGCAGGCCCGGGCCCTGGCCGAGGCCGGCGTCGAGCGCGCCACGTGGGCTCTGACGAACGCGGCTGCGACCGGCGGGCTCGCCGACCCACTGCCCTCGCCCGTTCCGGCGCCCTACGACGGCAGCCAGCTCCTCATGGTCTCGGTGGGCGCGACGCCGGTGGGCGGCTTCCGCGTCACCGTGACCAGCGGCGCCGCGAGCAACGAGCGCAACGTCGTCGCGGTGGGCTGGGTCCCCACGGACTCGAGCACCGACGGCCGGACCAAGGCCCACCAGCGCATCACGGCCACCCTGACCAAGATCCGGTTCCTGGACCCGCCCTGCGCGCTGTGCGTCCGCGGCGACCTGCAGGTCGGAGGCAACTCGACCATCGACTCGCGCAGCGACACGAGCTGCGGGGACAAGTCCGGGACCATCACCACGGGCAGTACGACCATCGGCAGCGGGGCGGCCGATGTCTGGGGGGCCGACGGCAACAGCACCAGGAATCAGACCGGCACAGCCCCCCCTGCCGACATCGTGAACGGCTTCAGCGCGGCCAGCTTCGACAGCTACCTCTTCACCAGCAGCGACCTGGACGCGCTGAAGGCCATCGCCAAGGCCCGCGGGACCTACTACCAGGGCGCCGTGACCTTCAACTCGTCGTTCCAGATGCCCGACGGCATCATCTTCGTGGACACGACGACCGGCAACAACATCACCCCGTCCACCCCGTCGTCGGAGTTCGCCGCGCTCAGCATCCACGGCGGCGCCCCGGCGGCGCCCAGCGGCATCTTCAGCGGCTGGATCATCTCCAACGGCAGCATCAGCATCAGCGGCGACTTCCGGATGCACGGCATGGTGTACGCCGTCAACGACATCTCCTACACGGGGACGGGGACAGGGGAGATCGTCGGCCAGATGATCTCGCAGAATATCCGCGATACCGTCGCCACGACCGTCGACACCAACACGGGCGGCAACGCCGCCGTCATCTACAACTGCGCCTACGCCAAGACGGGCGGCGGCCAGATCCCGCAGAGCTGGTTCCTCAAGGCAGGCACGTACAAGGAAGTCGCCGACCCGTGATCGGCCCCTTCCTGCGCTGGGCGCCGGTGGGGCTCTTGCTCCTGGCTGCCTGCGAGGCGCCGCCGCCGCCTCGGGCCGAGCCGGATCTGGCCACCCAGGCGGCACAGGCGCTCGAACGCGGGGAGTATGCCCGGGCCGCGGACTTCTACCGGCGGGCCCTCGAGGGCTCACCCGACAGCCTCGCCCTCCACTACGGCCAGGCAGTGGCGGCCTCGCACCTGGACCAGCGGGAGACGGCCATCCGCGAGTTCAGGTGGGTGCTCGAG includes these proteins:
- a CDS encoding type II secretion system protein GspG — protein: AIIGILAAIAIPLYANIQARARIAKAQADARTLASAVSMYSAHMGSLPSLLADLNSASTNAAGQSAGPFMPSTPAPPAGWSSYAYSSTAAGTFTISATGDSTTVSLP
- a CDS encoding tetratricopeptide repeat protein, with amino-acid sequence MAVLRQPLLLLLLLGAVAFSGVPGFDLVWDDRHFLLYSGTLTHGSPVALFSSGFGLDGAGSGYYRPLVTLTFFLEHRLFGASPSGYHVMNVLYHLAAALALVWAGARLLGRREAAWLAGLVFVLHPIHTESVAFVSGRTDILATLFFLLAVGCYMRWAGGRPPWALPALLCFALALLAKEPAIALPAVLLAWELTLARAERGAAAPARIAARLLPFVLMAAAYLGVRQWALGSMPGLPAGQESLAARTAAGAEALGRYLLLLVAPYPPTPDIVLDPATWSSRATAAGLASLLLVGTGAVLAWRHSRLPAFLTLWFLLTLLPATPFVPWGPVQMAERFLYLPSAAFALCLGWGGGRWLPSRAALHGQLAARQGLAACAAAALFLLALGLTLYRNEDWRDSERLFTRMASSSPHSWKAAVNLGHVYQQRDDLLLAAAEFRRALALRPDLPSALMGLAVVESRLGIHGEAIRLGRRAQAAAPGSDLMDLQLALIHSNAGDHAAAAERFAEAVRKGPRRPDARFHLALELARAGREAEARAVLRDAEAFSRSLGLPPSAAGSAADLARARLRETPTP
- a CDS encoding glycosyltransferase family 39 protein, whose protein sequence is MSLGVALAVVLGYAATLSYDFVWDDTLLIQRSWHLHQWRSLPAVLGSHFWAEVQEASHYYRPLVMLSFFLDVQLWGLNPAGFHLTNVLAHLATSLAVLALGRRLTGSHWAGGIAGVAFALHPLHSESVAFISGRTDILATLFFLLALLSYAAWRDSGRHLQYALSLAAFFLALMAKEVAITLPAILVLYDRVAGGNSTSLRGRRRAALRYAGYGAVMILYAGLRLGALGRTLDADPDRWGNLGTRLLTTLDIVASYARLTVIPYPANAYPLIVPVTFPGSTGFWLAMALLAVALGLTAWALRHSPVLGFGALWFWITLLPFVGVNLLPLSTAIMAERFLYLPTVGFCLVLAMIFWRLLGSGALSASSQLRPAPALALAGTVLLYALLTLWRNEDWKDDYRLYSRMVEASPHAALPHVNLAYTQLPRGEIGAADAHLREAARLMPRNPRALVGLGLTRTLLGGPEAGLHYALEAQALAPRNFHILATLGSIYLYRDEPTRAVAHLEDSLRLNPHQVHATLNLALAFFRLERQSEAEAALVRAADLARLMSPGLPLVDRVTAEIHAGRDPARARAAWERYIARLRAAGELVPTQQADLAYAEGQLARLLGGGR
- a CDS encoding prepilin peptidase, which encodes MTAPGGPVAPVLLFVAGLFVGSFLNVVIARLPERRSIVTPRSACLRCGAPIPWHDNVPLLSFALLRGRCRRCRARISWRYPVVEAATGCLFALALWRRGLSLDLVSALVLLAALVAVTGIDLDHQIIPDVITLPGIAAGLAWSLATGHPRWLDAIVGAAVGGGLFCLIIVASGGGMGGGDMKLGAMLGAFLGWQLLLVGVMVSVLAGGVVAITLLALGRRGRKDAVPFGPFLALGGSVALLWGEGILRWYLTAFVR
- a CDS encoding GspH/FimT family pseudopilin codes for the protein MVPRRSERLTAQAGFSLAELLVVIAVIGILAALTAPFFISYYQSAALKAAAEELVTFLNQGRQIAIKENQTVCVHTTSGAIHLHVNGCSGSTWVGPGTDASGNWKVPQGFTLASTAEPQFSYLGAAAPAATYTVTNSANGRTLSVTVSASGRVNVGP
- a CDS encoding type II secretion system protein yields the protein MRRLVENQRGMTLAEILVAIAIIGVGLAALAAAIPLSGYGIQEGSQLSTATFLATERLEQAKNASWTETPAVDNLGVSSGDAAPQSGGTTTFPDETAVAAPYTAYSRKVRITDCGLGGGCAGITDANLRQATVTVTYRPLTGVGQSPATKSATVTMLIARR
- a CDS encoding prepilin-type N-terminal cleavage/methylation domain-containing protein produces the protein MPRMLRDQRGFTLTELLVVTAVLAVVLGAVILIQQKGQEAYIMGSNRVETQQNARVALELMTRELRSATAVTAIPSGTDMTFADQNGVSVRYQVTGGNLTRTAAGTTTTLIGGVQALTLTYYSAYDGQTGTGTTTGTASAVKVIKLNLETRTEEGAGAGSFANQYAKMESMVRLRNL